GATGCCGATCGCCGAGGGAAAGTGGTCCCCGGGGGAAATCATCGCCCACCTGATGGAGTGGGACCGGTTCCTGCTGAACGAACGGCTGGATCAGCTCCGGCCCGGCAAGACGGTGCCCCCCACCTCGGTAAGAGCGGACGATTTAAACGCACGGGCCGCCCGGTGGGCCCGGGAAGAGGCCACCCGGGAGGAAGTGTTGGCCGCCTTCCATCACACCCGCACCCGTTTGCTCAAGCGCCTGGAATCGGTTCCCGGAACAGACCGGGACGCCCCCTTCTCGATCCGGAACCGCTCCCTGACACTGACGGATTATCTCAAAGGATTGGCCGACCACGATGAACATCATCGAAAACAAATTGAAGCCTTTCTCCGCACCCGCGACGGATCGTGGAACGGCCCTGAAACTGAATCGCGTAAGAGTTTCCGTTGAGGTTCCCCGGGGCCGTAGGGCATGACCCGGGGGCTTTCCTTTTATCCCTTCCAAAACGTCACCGGTTCACTCCTTCTCCTCCCGCTGGGACCAAATTTTTTTCGCCTGCTCCCTTCTCATGGTTTCCTTGATGTTTCCCAACTGAATTTGAACGCGCTCCAGGGATTCACTGATGCCTTTCAAGTGAGCGGCGATCCTCTCCATGCAATTGACAAACCATATCGTGTAGATCAAAGCGATGATAAAAGCGACAAATCCCACAGAATTCCCTCCTCATCCGCTCCTCTTAATCCGTTGCAAGCATCGTTTCCACCCGCATCCTCCCCGAAGGGGAGATTCGCACCGTCACCGCTCCGTGCCGGT
The Planifilum fimeticola DNA segment above includes these coding regions:
- a CDS encoding DinB family protein; the encoded protein is MSYESILIRFRKMNDFVQSLKGIPERWWLMPIAEGKWSPGEIIAHLMEWDRFLLNERLDQLRPGKTVPPTSVRADDLNARAARWAREEATREEVLAAFHHTRTRLLKRLESVPGTDRDAPFSIRNRSLTLTDYLKGLADHDEHHRKQIEAFLRTRDGSWNGPETESRKSFR